In Haloarchaeobius litoreus, the following are encoded in one genomic region:
- a CDS encoding tripartite tricarboxylate transporter permease, with protein MEPSLSAGAVVPTAPLATADALADVRLLAYVFAGVCLGTASGLTPGLHANNFALVLAAVAPSVPAPPSCVVAAMLAAGVVHTFLDVVPALALGVPDAAMAASALPGHRLVLGGRGREALRLSALGSGTALVLAVPLALPLTEFMTAVYPTLLAHLSLVLAGVVVLTLAVEPSWWPRLAGVVVLCLSGALGAVALPIEPGAPLPASVLTPLFAGLFGAPVLLDAMDGGGVPTQADPRLLVDRRSVGVAAGTGALAGGAVGYLPGVSSAIAATAALAGLPSDTGDRGYVVATSGVNTANGVFALFALVALGSPRTGVLVAVDRVGGIPSLPVALAAVVVAGAAGAVLVVTVGDRYLTVVGRLDPRRLAVAALGLLVVLSVAFAGLVGVVLFAAATLVGLVPVRLRTRRVYCMGVLLVPLAV; from the coding sequence ATGGAGCCGTCCCTCTCGGCAGGCGCGGTCGTTCCGACCGCACCGCTCGCCACTGCCGACGCCCTCGCCGACGTGCGCCTGCTGGCGTACGTCTTTGCCGGGGTCTGCCTCGGCACGGCGAGCGGGCTGACGCCGGGGCTGCACGCCAACAACTTCGCGCTGGTGCTGGCAGCGGTAGCGCCGTCGGTTCCGGCACCCCCTTCCTGCGTCGTCGCGGCGATGCTCGCCGCAGGCGTGGTCCACACCTTCCTCGACGTGGTTCCGGCGCTCGCGCTCGGGGTCCCCGACGCGGCGATGGCGGCGTCGGCGCTGCCGGGACATCGCCTCGTCCTCGGCGGCCGGGGCCGGGAGGCACTCCGACTGTCCGCACTCGGGAGCGGAACCGCGCTCGTGCTGGCGGTCCCGCTCGCGCTCCCCCTGACCGAATTTATGACCGCCGTGTACCCCACACTGCTCGCGCACCTCTCACTGGTGCTCGCGGGGGTCGTGGTCCTGACACTCGCCGTCGAGCCATCGTGGTGGCCACGTCTGGCGGGGGTCGTCGTCCTCTGCCTCTCGGGCGCGCTCGGGGCGGTCGCGCTCCCGATAGAGCCGGGTGCCCCGCTCCCGGCGAGCGTGCTCACACCGCTGTTCGCGGGCCTGTTCGGCGCGCCGGTGCTGCTCGACGCGATGGACGGCGGTGGCGTCCCGACGCAGGCCGATCCACGGCTGCTCGTCGACCGACGCTCGGTCGGCGTCGCGGCCGGGACGGGCGCACTCGCCGGCGGAGCCGTGGGGTATCTGCCCGGCGTGTCGAGCGCCATCGCGGCGACGGCCGCGCTCGCGGGCCTCCCGTCGGACACCGGCGACCGGGGGTACGTCGTCGCGACCAGCGGTGTCAACACGGCGAACGGCGTCTTCGCGCTGTTCGCCCTCGTCGCGCTGGGCTCTCCCAGAACCGGCGTGCTGGTGGCCGTCGACCGGGTGGGCGGCATCCCGTCGCTCCCGGTCGCGCTGGCGGCGGTCGTCGTCGCTGGGGCAGCGGGGGCCGTACTCGTCGTCACGGTCGGCGACCGCTACCTGACCGTCGTCGGACGGCTCGACCCGCGTCGGCTCGCAGTCGCCGCACTCGGCCTGCTCGTAGTGCTCTCGGTGGCGTTCGCGGGCCTCGTCGGCGTGGTGCTGTTCGCCGCTGCGACCCTCGTCGGACTGGTGCCCGTTCGGCTCCGCACGCGCCGGGTGTACTGCATGGGCGTGCTCCTCGTGCCGCTGGCAGTGTAG
- a CDS encoding elongation factor 1-beta, translating into MGKVAAKIKVMPNSPDIDLDELQERLENSLPEGAKINGVERKDVAFGLVALFPTVIVPDDAGGTEAVEEAFTGVEGVESVSVENVGRI; encoded by the coding sequence ATGGGGAAGGTCGCAGCCAAGATCAAGGTCATGCCGAACAGCCCGGACATCGACCTGGACGAGCTCCAGGAGCGTCTGGAGAACTCCCTGCCGGAGGGCGCGAAGATCAACGGCGTCGAGCGCAAGGACGTCGCGTTCGGTCTCGTCGCGCTGTTCCCGACCGTCATCGTCCCCGACGACGCCGGTGGCACGGAGGCCGTCGAGGAGGCCTTCACCGGGGTCGAGGGCGTCGAGTCCGTCTCCGTCGAGAACGTCGGCCGGATCTGA
- the cutA gene encoding divalent-cation tolerance protein CutA translates to MPTVYITAPPDAAADLASQLVEERLAACVNRVRCRSTYRWEDEVHDDDEEVLLAKTTDEACDELMARVEELHPYDVPAVERFDVADATEPFEEWLDSAVETGEN, encoded by the coding sequence ATGCCGACCGTCTACATCACCGCGCCACCCGATGCGGCAGCGGACCTCGCCAGCCAGCTCGTCGAGGAGCGTCTCGCGGCCTGCGTCAACCGCGTCCGCTGTCGCTCGACGTACCGCTGGGAGGACGAGGTCCACGACGACGACGAGGAGGTACTGCTCGCGAAGACGACCGACGAGGCCTGCGACGAGCTGATGGCGCGCGTCGAGGAGCTGCATCCCTACGACGTGCCGGCGGTCGAGCGGTTCGACGTGGCCGACGCCACGGAACCGTTCGAGGAGTGGCTCGATTCGGCCGTCGAGACCGGAGAGAACTGA
- a CDS encoding sugar nucleotide-binding protein codes for MPSTDPDTLVVGATGFLGSAVAATFAADGVAVAGTGRTPTEIDPWASHAFDFFADDPARLLGRTDPDLVVFAAAVELGQDGHPMSVYRDAVDQFTDAVADHGSRLLYVSSDAVFDGADDQYAHDDDRSPVSDYGRRLVAFEDRVAETCPDACIVRPSYLYGVGPTGLDHRLAAARDALAAGESYPRFTDMYRSPVAVDEAARAVVDIARESATGVVHLGGPRTSVFEFHSDALAALGVDTTGLVGEPMTGDHPRDRSLDCARLADLLGWHPAPAPDALVGVGLTDGEPDTEVAFEPRA; via the coding sequence ATGCCCTCCACCGACCCCGACACGCTCGTCGTCGGCGCGACCGGCTTCCTCGGGAGTGCCGTTGCCGCGACGTTCGCGGCGGACGGCGTGGCGGTCGCGGGGACCGGCCGGACTCCGACTGAGATAGACCCCTGGGCCAGCCACGCCTTCGACTTCTTCGCCGACGACCCGGCGAGACTCCTCGGCCGAACCGACCCGGACCTCGTCGTGTTCGCGGCGGCCGTCGAACTCGGGCAGGACGGGCACCCGATGTCGGTCTACCGCGACGCAGTCGACCAGTTCACCGACGCCGTCGCCGACCACGGCTCTCGACTCCTGTACGTCTCCAGTGACGCCGTGTTCGACGGTGCGGATGACCAGTACGCCCACGACGACGACCGGTCCCCCGTCTCCGACTACGGCCGCCGCCTCGTCGCCTTCGAAGACCGCGTCGCCGAGACGTGCCCGGACGCCTGCATCGTCCGCCCGAGCTACCTCTACGGCGTCGGACCGACGGGCCTCGACCACCGACTCGCTGCGGCGCGCGATGCACTCGCCGCGGGCGAATCCTACCCGCGATTCACCGACATGTACCGGAGTCCCGTCGCCGTCGACGAGGCGGCCCGTGCGGTCGTCGACATCGCCCGTGAATCCGCCACCGGTGTCGTCCACCTCGGTGGCCCCCGGACCAGCGTGTTCGAGTTCCACAGCGACGCGCTCGCCGCGCTGGGCGTCGACACGACCGGCCTCGTCGGCGAACCGATGACCGGCGACCACCCACGGGACCGCTCGCTCGACTGCGCGCGACTCGCCGACCTGCTCGGCTGGCACCCGGCTCCAGCTCCCGACGCGCTGGTCGGTGTCGGCCTGACCGACGGCGAGCCCGACACCGAGGTTGCCTTCGAACCGCGCGCGTAG
- a CDS encoding HVO_2753 family zinc finger protein: MSESNQRARRTCVSCGINISGTNAAAFKCPDCGAQIYRCAKCRKQSNLYNCPDCGFEGP; this comes from the coding sequence ATGAGCGAGTCGAACCAACGCGCCCGGCGCACCTGCGTCTCCTGTGGGATCAACATCTCCGGGACGAACGCAGCCGCGTTCAAGTGCCCGGACTGTGGTGCGCAGATCTACCGCTGCGCGAAGTGCCGCAAGCAGAGCAACCTGTACAACTGTCCCGACTGCGGGTTCGAGGGGCCGTAA
- a CDS encoding thiamine pyrophosphate-binding protein, whose translation MNTAERVVETLSALGTEYVFGYPGGRVIEVFETLADHDEIQVVRPRDEREASVMAESYGRMTGQPGVLAGQGPWIGSLGNMGQMEARLASSPMVAITEASERGDYSTLAPYQQSRGDYGGLALPKILDGVTKEWWFPRSPTETVRSTQLAFKHATAGRPGPTAVILDGDAVSEEFPEDAIPPVWDDERQVRNWQAQPTDDDLADAVEALESAERPVIISGNGVHAADAYDELQAVADAYDAVVATSYLGKSTIPETHGRASGVIGSFGHEGANQVVSEADTLLVVGCRMNPMDTNWQAASFIRPDEQTIVHADIDTRNAGWVYPADVGLIGDAAESLAALADAGGSENGWAKARAAEAREDFAVPECESDATPIMPQRACKAIESVVDSDTVVTADSGNNRFWLLNYLQTPDTETYYGSGGVGGMGWAAPAAVTAALLGKDAIAVAGDGGFTMTMTAVETAVDHGVAPTFVILNDTSLGMVRQMDDSIPGVEFHDTDFVKVAEALGGEGHRITDPDDLEPTLGAAKENDVPTVLDVRIDREPDMAETLQSSFYAEVGGLHE comes from the coding sequence ATGAACACGGCCGAACGAGTCGTCGAGACGCTCTCCGCCCTCGGCACCGAGTACGTGTTCGGCTATCCCGGCGGCCGCGTCATCGAGGTGTTCGAGACGCTCGCCGACCACGACGAGATACAGGTCGTCCGTCCACGCGACGAGCGCGAGGCGAGCGTGATGGCCGAGTCCTACGGCCGCATGACCGGCCAGCCCGGCGTCCTCGCCGGCCAGGGCCCGTGGATCGGCAGCCTCGGCAACATGGGCCAGATGGAGGCCAGGCTCGCCTCCTCACCGATGGTCGCCATCACGGAGGCCAGCGAGCGCGGGGACTACTCCACACTCGCGCCCTACCAGCAGTCACGCGGCGACTACGGCGGGCTCGCGCTGCCGAAGATCCTCGACGGTGTCACCAAGGAGTGGTGGTTCCCGCGGAGCCCGACCGAGACGGTCCGTTCGACCCAGCTGGCGTTCAAGCACGCGACCGCCGGCCGGCCCGGGCCGACCGCGGTCATCCTCGACGGCGACGCCGTCAGCGAGGAGTTCCCCGAGGACGCCATCCCGCCGGTCTGGGACGACGAGCGCCAGGTCAGGAACTGGCAAGCACAGCCGACCGACGACGACCTTGCCGACGCCGTCGAGGCCCTCGAATCGGCGGAGCGACCGGTCATCATCTCGGGCAACGGCGTGCACGCCGCGGACGCCTACGACGAACTGCAGGCCGTCGCCGACGCGTACGACGCGGTCGTCGCGACCTCGTACCTCGGGAAGTCGACGATCCCGGAGACCCACGGGCGCGCATCCGGCGTCATCGGCTCGTTCGGCCACGAGGGCGCGAACCAGGTCGTCAGCGAGGCCGACACGCTCCTGGTCGTCGGCTGCCGGATGAACCCGATGGACACCAACTGGCAGGCTGCCTCGTTCATCCGCCCGGACGAGCAGACCATCGTCCACGCCGACATCGACACCAGGAACGCCGGCTGGGTCTACCCGGCCGACGTGGGCCTCATCGGCGACGCAGCCGAGTCCCTCGCCGCGCTCGCCGACGCCGGCGGCAGCGAGAACGGCTGGGCGAAGGCGCGCGCCGCGGAGGCCCGCGAGGACTTCGCCGTGCCCGAGTGCGAGTCCGACGCGACGCCCATCATGCCCCAGCGGGCGTGCAAGGCCATCGAGAGCGTCGTCGACTCCGATACGGTGGTCACCGCGGACTCCGGCAACAACCGGTTCTGGCTGCTCAACTACCTGCAGACGCCCGACACGGAGACGTACTACGGCTCCGGGGGCGTCGGCGGCATGGGCTGGGCGGCACCGGCGGCGGTCACCGCCGCCCTGCTCGGGAAGGACGCCATCGCCGTCGCCGGCGACGGCGGCTTCACGATGACGATGACCGCGGTCGAGACGGCCGTCGACCACGGCGTCGCGCCGACGTTCGTGATACTCAACGACACCTCCCTCGGGATGGTCCGGCAGATGGACGACTCCATCCCGGGCGTCGAGTTCCACGACACCGACTTCGTGAAGGTGGCGGAGGCACTCGGCGGAGAGGGGCACCGCATCACCGACCCCGACGACCTCGAACCGACGCTCGGGGCTGCCAAGGAGAACGACGTGCCGACGGTGCTCGACGTGCGCATCGACCGCGAGCCGGACATGGCGGAGACGCTCCAGTCGTCGTTCTACGCCGAGGTCGGCGGGCTGCACGAGTAG
- a CDS encoding HEWD family protein, whose amino-acid sequence MTELKRPTARTCERCGRQERWDEDAESWRVADGEVGERFCIHEWDINGTFNPVA is encoded by the coding sequence ATGACGGAACTGAAGCGACCGACTGCCCGGACCTGCGAGCGGTGTGGCCGTCAGGAGCGCTGGGACGAAGACGCCGAATCCTGGCGCGTGGCCGACGGCGAGGTTGGCGAACGGTTCTGCATCCACGAGTGGGACATCAACGGCACGTTCAACCCCGTCGCGTAG
- a CDS encoding MBL fold metallo-hydrolase yields the protein MTPDGVHTLTFEFAFGGRELTVHPTAVETDHGVVLLDVGLPGATDQLRDALADAGLALDDVSLVLLTHHDGDHAAGLAELEGETPLIVATHEDEAPYVDGRRHPAKADPDDDRYPPVTVDLELTGGETFHTVAGPMWVVETPGHSPGHVSLYFPDHGFLVAGDAMTNDNQGPDDFGGPKPHFTPEMDRAVGSVGRLAELDVETTHCYHGGTADAGTDDIAAVYEALRG from the coding sequence ATGACTCCCGATGGCGTCCACACGCTCACGTTCGAGTTCGCGTTCGGTGGCCGGGAGCTCACCGTCCATCCGACCGCCGTGGAGACGGACCACGGCGTCGTCCTGCTGGACGTGGGTCTGCCCGGCGCGACGGACCAGCTCCGCGACGCGCTCGCCGATGCCGGGCTCGCGCTCGACGACGTCTCGCTGGTGTTGCTCACCCACCACGACGGCGACCACGCCGCCGGGCTCGCCGAACTGGAGGGGGAGACGCCGCTCATCGTCGCCACGCACGAGGACGAGGCACCCTACGTCGACGGCCGCCGCCACCCCGCCAAGGCCGACCCCGACGACGACCGATACCCGCCGGTGACGGTCGACCTCGAACTCACCGGCGGTGAGACGTTCCACACCGTCGCCGGGCCGATGTGGGTCGTCGAGACCCCCGGCCACTCGCCCGGCCACGTCTCGCTGTACTTCCCCGACCACGGCTTCCTCGTCGCTGGCGACGCCATGACGAACGACAACCAGGGTCCGGACGACTTTGGCGGCCCCAAACCGCACTTCACGCCCGAGATGGACCGGGCCGTCGGGTCCGTCGGCCGACTCGCCGAACTCGACGTCGAGACAACGCACTGCTACCACGGCGGCACCGCCGACGCGGGCACGGACGACATCGCCGCTGTCTACGAGGCGCTACGGGGCTGA
- a CDS encoding 50S ribosomal protein L10, with protein MSAGAERKTENLPQWKVEEVDELVEMIESFQSVGVVNVAGIPSRQLQAMRADLYPDTKLRMSRNTLLERALDEVDEGIEGLAEHIEGQVGLIGTDDNPFALYKVLEASKTPAPINAGEVAPNDIVIPEGDTGVDPGPFVGELQQVGAAARIMDGSIHVTEDSNVLSAGEEVSEGLANVLSELGIEPKEVGLDLRAVYSEGVMFDPEDLDIDIEAYRSDVATAAARARNLSVNASYPTTATVPTLIAKATGEAKSLGLHASVESPELVDDLVRKADGQVRALAAAFDDPEALPEELQDIDVPAATEEAETEAEDESDDDQDTTEEADADDADEDDGDDEDGAAGLGNMFG; from the coding sequence ATGAGCGCCGGAGCAGAGCGCAAGACCGAGAACCTTCCGCAGTGGAAGGTCGAGGAGGTCGACGAGCTGGTCGAGATGATCGAGTCCTTCCAGAGCGTCGGCGTCGTCAACGTCGCGGGCATCCCGAGCCGACAGCTGCAGGCGATGCGCGCCGACCTCTACCCGGACACGAAGCTCCGGATGAGCCGGAACACGCTCCTCGAGCGCGCGCTCGACGAGGTCGACGAGGGTATCGAGGGCCTCGCCGAGCACATCGAGGGCCAGGTCGGCCTCATCGGCACGGACGACAACCCGTTCGCGCTGTACAAGGTGCTCGAAGCCTCGAAGACCCCCGCACCCATCAACGCAGGCGAAGTCGCGCCGAACGACATCGTCATTCCCGAGGGCGACACCGGTGTCGACCCCGGGCCGTTCGTGGGCGAACTCCAGCAGGTCGGTGCGGCGGCACGCATCATGGACGGGTCCATCCACGTCACGGAGGACTCGAACGTTCTGAGCGCTGGCGAGGAGGTCTCGGAGGGGCTCGCGAACGTACTGAGCGAACTCGGCATCGAGCCGAAGGAGGTCGGGCTCGACCTGCGCGCCGTCTACTCCGAGGGCGTCATGTTCGACCCGGAGGACCTCGACATCGACATCGAGGCCTACCGCAGCGACGTGGCCACGGCGGCTGCTCGCGCACGGAACCTCTCCGTCAACGCGTCCTACCCGACGACGGCCACCGTGCCGACGCTCATCGCGAAGGCGACGGGCGAGGCGAAGAGCCTCGGCCTGCACGCCTCCGTCGAGAGCCCGGAGCTCGTGGACGACCTCGTCCGCAAGGCCGACGGGCAGGTCCGCGCGCTCGCGGCGGCGTTCGACGACCCCGAGGCGCTTCCGGAGGAGCTGCAGGACATCGACGTGCCTGCGGCCACCGAGGAGGCGGAGACCGAAGCCGAAGACGAATCGGACGACGACCAAGACACCACCGAGGAAGCTGACGCCGACGACGCCGACGAAGACGACGGCGACGACGAGGACGGCGCGGCAGGCCTCGGAAACATGTTCGGATAA
- a CDS encoding 50S ribosomal protein L1, with amino-acid sequence MADQDIVTAVSRALEDGPQRNFRETVDLAINLRDLDLNDPSKRIDESVVLPSGTGQETQIVVFAEGETALRAEDVADEVFGGDGLADLGGDDDDAKDLADKTDFFIAEEDMMQDVARHLGTILGPRGKMPTPLGLDEDVVETVNRMKNTVQLRSRDRRTFHTRVGAEDMDADQIADNIDVIIRRLEANLEKGPLNIDSIYVKTTMGPSVEVSA; translated from the coding sequence ATGGCAGACCAGGATATAGTCACAGCAGTCTCTCGCGCACTCGAGGACGGCCCGCAGCGGAACTTCCGCGAAACGGTCGATCTCGCGATCAACCTGCGCGACCTTGACCTCAACGACCCGTCGAAACGTATCGACGAGTCCGTCGTGTTGCCGTCGGGCACCGGTCAGGAAACCCAGATCGTAGTCTTCGCCGAGGGCGAAACCGCCCTCCGAGCCGAAGACGTCGCCGACGAAGTGTTCGGCGGCGACGGTCTGGCGGACCTGGGCGGTGACGACGACGACGCGAAGGACCTCGCCGACAAAACAGACTTCTTCATCGCAGAGGAGGACATGATGCAGGACGTCGCTCGTCACCTCGGGACCATCCTCGGTCCGCGAGGGAAGATGCCGACACCGCTCGGCCTCGACGAGGACGTCGTGGAGACCGTCAACCGCATGAAGAACACCGTCCAGCTCCGGAGCCGTGACCGGCGGACGTTCCACACCCGTGTCGGTGCAGAGGACATGGATGCGGACCAGATCGCCGACAACATCGACGTCATCATCCGGCGGCTGGAGGCCAACCTCGAGAAGGGGCCCCTCAACATCGACTCCATCTACGTGAAGACCACGATGGGGCCGTCCGTGGAGGTGAGCGCCTGA
- a CDS encoding EthD family reductase, giving the protein MVKLVNLLVRQDDLSHEEFVEYWYEEHVPLAKQLPHANKYATSVPTAPERSEYDGIVELYFDDMSDLQAAFESEVGQEVQADLANFAKPDAGPTLYVDETVQMDGDA; this is encoded by the coding sequence ATGGTGAAGCTCGTCAACCTCCTCGTCAGGCAGGACGATCTGTCACACGAGGAGTTCGTGGAGTACTGGTACGAGGAACACGTTCCGCTGGCCAAGCAGCTGCCCCACGCGAACAAGTACGCGACGAGCGTGCCGACCGCCCCCGAGCGCAGCGAGTACGACGGCATCGTCGAGCTGTACTTCGACGACATGAGCGACCTGCAGGCCGCCTTCGAGTCCGAGGTCGGCCAGGAGGTCCAGGCCGATCTGGCGAACTTCGCGAAGCCCGACGCCGGGCCGACGCTGTACGTCGACGAGACCGTCCAGATGGACGGGGACGCATGA
- the rpl12p gene encoding 50S ribosomal protein P1 encodes MEYVYAALILNESGEEINEENLTAVLDAAGVDVEESRVKALVAALEDVDIDEAVSEAAAVPAGGAAAGGAAPADEGGDEGGDEDEEEEVSDVPDTTDDDDDDDDVSDEGAEGLGGLFG; translated from the coding sequence ATGGAGTACGTTTACGCAGCACTCATCCTGAACGAATCGGGCGAAGAGATCAACGAAGAGAACCTCACCGCAGTGCTCGACGCAGCGGGCGTCGACGTCGAGGAGTCGCGCGTCAAGGCGCTCGTCGCAGCGCTCGAGGACGTCGACATCGACGAGGCCGTCTCGGAGGCGGCCGCAGTCCCCGCCGGCGGCGCAGCCGCGGGCGGCGCTGCCCCGGCTGACGAGGGCGGCGACGAGGGTGGCGACGAGGACGAGGAGGAAGAGGTCTCCGACGTGCCGGACACGACGGACGACGACGATGACGACGACGACGTCTCCGACGAGGGTGCCGAGGGTCTCGGCGGCCTCTTCGGCTGA
- a CDS encoding NAD-dependent epimerase/dehydratase family protein — protein MAANTVLVTGGTGFIGSYVAKDLLEHGHDVVAYDLSTDPRILEKLGIADDVEIRRGDVSDPTDVVNAIAETDTTHIVHLAALLTNTAESNPRAAMQVNIEGTNNIFEAARTLDDQVERVAWASSAAVYAPPTNYDDGGDWWVTEDDLVYPDTLYGATKEYNEHQARVYNEEFGVDHVALRPTVAYGPYRETGGSAFLANIIEKPAVGESFSVEYGDQEIDWQHVEDIAQAFRLAAFTPEEELSQRVYNVRGELASIREAAATVEGIVPDADIEVSDEGELPWTQRLDMTAFQEDTGYEVEYDLESGFRKYIDVLREEAGLEPL, from the coding sequence ATGGCAGCCAACACTGTTCTCGTCACCGGTGGCACGGGATTCATCGGTTCGTACGTCGCGAAGGACCTGCTCGAACACGGGCACGACGTGGTCGCGTACGACCTGTCGACGGACCCGCGCATCCTCGAGAAGCTCGGCATCGCCGACGACGTGGAGATCCGCCGCGGCGACGTGAGCGACCCGACGGACGTCGTCAACGCCATCGCCGAGACGGATACCACGCACATCGTCCACCTGGCCGCATTGCTGACGAACACGGCGGAGTCGAACCCCCGGGCGGCGATGCAGGTCAACATCGAGGGGACGAACAACATCTTCGAGGCCGCCCGAACACTCGACGACCAGGTCGAGCGCGTCGCGTGGGCCTCCTCCGCCGCGGTGTACGCCCCGCCGACGAACTACGACGACGGCGGCGACTGGTGGGTCACCGAGGACGACCTCGTCTACCCGGATACGCTCTATGGCGCGACGAAGGAGTACAACGAGCACCAGGCCCGCGTCTACAACGAGGAGTTCGGCGTCGACCACGTCGCCCTCCGACCGACGGTCGCCTACGGCCCGTACCGCGAGACCGGCGGGAGCGCGTTCCTGGCGAACATCATCGAGAAGCCCGCCGTCGGCGAATCCTTCAGCGTCGAGTACGGCGACCAGGAGATCGACTGGCAGCACGTCGAGGACATCGCACAGGCGTTCCGGCTGGCCGCCTTCACGCCGGAGGAAGAGCTCAGCCAGCGCGTCTACAACGTCCGCGGCGAGCTCGCGTCCATCCGCGAGGCCGCCGCGACGGTCGAGGGGATCGTGCCCGACGCCGACATCGAGGTGAGCGACGAGGGCGAACTGCCGTGGACCCAGCGCCTCGACATGACCGCGTTCCAGGAAGACACCGGCTACGAGGTGGAGTACGACCTCGAATCCGGCTTCCGCAAGTACATCGACGTCCTCCGCGAGGAGGCCGGCCTGGAGCCGCTGTAA
- a CDS encoding 50S ribosomal protein L11 — protein sequence MAGTIEVLVPGGQANPGPPLGPELGPTPVDVQAVVSQINEETAAFDGTEVPVTVEYDDDGSFTIEVGVPPTAELIKDEAGFDTGSGEPQENFVADLTVDQVKQIADQKHPDLLSYDLKNAAKEVVGTCTSLGVTIEGENPREFKQRIDDGEYDDVFAAEASA from the coding sequence ATGGCTGGAACCATCGAAGTGCTCGTTCCGGGTGGCCAGGCCAACCCTGGCCCGCCGCTCGGTCCCGAGCTCGGTCCGACACCCGTCGACGTGCAGGCAGTCGTAAGTCAGATCAACGAGGAGACCGCCGCGTTCGACGGCACGGAAGTGCCCGTCACCGTGGAGTACGACGACGACGGCTCCTTCACCATCGAGGTCGGCGTCCCGCCGACGGCGGAGCTGATCAAGGACGAGGCCGGCTTCGACACCGGCAGCGGCGAACCCCAGGAGAACTTCGTCGCCGACCTCACCGTCGACCAGGTCAAGCAGATCGCCGACCAGAAGCACCCCGACCTGCTCTCGTACGACCTGAAGAACGCCGCGAAGGAGGTCGTCGGCACCTGCACCTCGCTCGGTGTCACCATCGAGGGCGAGAACCCGCGCGAGTTCAAGCAGCGCATCGACGACGGCGAGTACGACGACGTGTTCGCGGCCGAAGCGTCAGCGTAG